One window from the genome of Rufibacter tibetensis encodes:
- a CDS encoding Crp/Fnr family transcriptional regulator → MHSSLFTYITQYTKTTLTEEEQKLIQGAFHPKKLRKKQYLLQEGNICRYLGFVVRGAMRQYSIDDKGAEHIVQLAVENWWVGDRESYLMLTPSLYNIDAWEDIEVLLIEKADLLNLYQQVPALTQMARQMDDRHSMATQRRINAAISFSAEKRYAEFVDCHPEFLQRFPQHLIASYLGITKETLSRIRKQQAL, encoded by the coding sequence ATGCACTCCTCCCTCTTTACTTATATCACCCAGTACACCAAAACCACGCTCACCGAGGAGGAGCAGAAATTGATTCAAGGCGCCTTCCACCCGAAGAAGCTGCGTAAGAAGCAGTACCTGCTGCAGGAGGGAAATATTTGCCGCTACCTGGGGTTTGTGGTGCGCGGGGCCATGCGGCAGTACAGCATAGATGACAAAGGCGCCGAGCACATTGTACAGCTGGCGGTAGAGAACTGGTGGGTGGGCGACCGGGAAAGCTATCTCATGCTCACCCCCTCTTTGTACAACATTGATGCCTGGGAAGACATCGAGGTCCTGCTCATTGAAAAAGCTGATCTGCTGAACCTTTACCAGCAGGTACCCGCCCTGACCCAGATGGCCCGGCAGATGGATGATCGGCATTCCATGGCCACCCAGCGCAGAATCAATGCTGCCATCAGCTTCTCAGCGGAGAAACGCTATGCCGAGTTTGTAGACTGCCACCCCGAATTCCTGCAGCGCTTTCCGCAGCACCTCATTGCCTCGTACCTGGGCATCACCAAAGAAACCCTCAGCCGCATCCGGAAGCAACAGGCGCTTTAA